One stretch of Sylvia atricapilla isolate bSylAtr1 chromosome 4, bSylAtr1.pri, whole genome shotgun sequence DNA includes these proteins:
- the CYP2U1 gene encoding LOW QUALITY PROTEIN: cytochrome P450 2U1 (The sequence of the model RefSeq protein was modified relative to this genomic sequence to represent the inferred CDS: deleted 2 bases in 1 codon), with product MAGPNTEAWTWLLRPPTATELLLVALCWLGCYWLLRRRPRALSGLPPGPAPWPLVGNFAFALLPPPPAAQWAVDVKGDRLSPALSPHVFLTGLTKTYGSVFRLFVGSRPLIVLNTFGAVREALVQKAEVFSDRPSVPLVLMITHHKGVIFAPYGPVWKQQRKFSLSTLRHFGVGRHSLEPKIIEELNFIKEEMLKHGKDSFNPFPIIRNAVSNIICSMAFGKRFNYEDDEFKTMLKNMARALELSVNSSMILVNICPWLYYLPFGPFRELRQTELDITAFLKGIIAQHRDTLDAANPRDFIDMYFIHAEEEKSKESSFNDDYLFFIIGDLFIAGTDTTSNTLLWCLLYMSLYPEVQEKVHAEIEAVLGRDKVPSLAYKAQMPFTEATIMEVQRMTAVVPLSIPRMASENAVLQGYNIPKGSVIVPNLWSVHRDPNIWEKPDEFQPSRFLDENGQLIKKESFIPFGMGKRVCMGEQLAKMELFLIFSSLMQSFTFVYPENAAKPSMEGRFGLTLAPCPFNIIALKK from the exons ATGGCGGGGCCGAACACGGAAGCTTGGACGTGGCTGCTGCGGCCGCCCACGGCCAccgagctgctgctggtggccctgTGCTGGCTCGGCTGCTACTGGCTgctgcggcggcggccgcgggcgctCTCGGGGCTgccgccgggccccgcgcccTGGCCGCTCGTGGGCAACTTCGCCTTCGCCCTTCTGCCGCCTCCCCCTGCTGCGCAG TGGGCGGTGGATGTGAAAGGCGACCGGCTCTCCCCCGCCCTCTCGCCCCACGTCTTCCTCACCGGCCTCACCAAGACTTACGGCAGCGTCTTCCGGCTCTTCGTGGGCAGCCGCCCGTTAATCGTCCTCAACACTTTCGGGGCGGTGCGGGAGGCGCTGGTGCAGAAGGCCGAGGTGTTCAGCGACCGGCCCTCCGTGCCCCTCGTCCTCATGATCACCCACCACAAGG gcgTTATCTTTGCACCTTATGGCCCTGTCTGGAAGCAACAGAGGAAATTCTCTCTGTCAACACTGCGTCATTTTGGAGTAGGAAGACACAGCTTAGAGCCTAAAATCATTGAGGAGCTGAACTTTATAAAGGAGGAAATGCTGAAACACGGAAAAGATTCATTTAATCCTTTCCCAATCATTCGCAATGCAGTGTCCAACATTATCTGTTCCATGGCCTTTGGCAAGCGTTTTAACTATGAAGATGATGAGTTCAAGACGATGCTGAAGAACATGGCCCGCGCCCTGGAGCTGAGCGTGAACAGCTCCATGATCCTGGTCAACATCTGCCCCTGGCTCTACTACCTTCCCTTTGGGCCTTTCCGGGAGCTGCGGCAGACTGAGTTAGACATCACGGCTTTCCTCAAGGGAATCattgcccagcacagggataCGCTGGATGCAGCAAATCCCAGGGACTTCATTGATATGTACTTCATCCATGCggaagaagagaagagcaaGGAGAGCAGTTTTAATGATGATTACCTCTTTTTTATCATTGGTGATCTCTTCATTGCAGGCACAGATACTACTTCCAACACATTGCTGTGGTGCCTGCTCTACATGTCTCTTTACCCTGAAGTACAAG AGAAAGTTCATGCAGAAATTGAAGCAGTTCTAGGACGTGACAAAGTTCCCTCTCTCGCTTACAAGGCTCAAATGCCCTTCACAGAGGCAACCATTATGGAAGTGCAGAGGATGACTGCAGTTGTTCCCCTTTCTATTCCTCGAATGGCCTCAGAAAATGCTG TGCTCCAGGGATATAATATTCCTAAGGGTAGTGTGATTGTGCCCAACCTGTGGTCAGTACACAGGGATCCTAACATTTGGGAGAAGCCAGATGAATTTCAACCATCAAGATTTCTGGATGAAAATGGCCAGCTAATAAAGAAGGAGTCATTCATTCCTTTCGGAATGG GTAAACGTGTATGCATGGGAGAGCAGTTGGCAAAAATGGAGCTGTTCTTGATTTTTTCAAGTCTTATGCAAAGTTTTACCTTCGTGTACCCTGAGAATGCTGCGAAACCATCCATGGAGGGAAGGTTTGGTCTAACTTTAGCTCCATGTCCGTTCAACATAATAGCTCTGAAGAAATGA